One Kitasatospora sp. MAP12-44 DNA segment encodes these proteins:
- a CDS encoding DEAD/DEAH box helicase, translating into MSSALPDDDAMSPAEAYAASRLRAKEQSTALHGFQELYDFPLDPFQLEACRALEEGSGVLVAAPTGSGKTIVGEFAVHLALQAGRKCFYTTPIKALSNQKYADLVKRYGAAKVGLLTGDNTVNGDAPIVIMTTEVLRNMLYAGSQTLNGLGYVVMDEVHYLADRFRGAVWEEVIIHLPESVTLVSLSATVSNAEEFGDWLDTVRGGTKVIVSEHRPVPLWQHVMAGHKMYDLFSNPDVDGRPKNAPRNPAKAVNPELVRLARSEADRNPRLQRGRGRSMPTGRPGRVWTPNRVDVIERLDAEGLLPAITFIFSRAGCEAAVQQCLNSGLRLNKDSERAQVRALVEERCAAIPDEDLHVLGYFEWLDALERGVAAHHAGMLPRFKEVVEELFLRGLVKAVFATETLALGINMPARSVVMEKLVKWNGEMHADITPGEYTQLTGRAGRRGIDIEGHAVVLWQRGFDPEALAGLAGTRTYPLKSSFKPSYNMAVNLVSQFGRHRSRELLETSFAQFQADRSVVGISRQVQRNEEGLEGYREAMTCHLGDFEAYMDLRRALKDRENELAREGSGQRRAAAIDSIEALKPGDVIHVPAGKFAGLALVLEPGLPPGGRSPRGASRHPDYQDGPRPVVLTAERQVKRLAMIDFPYPVVAVDHLRIPKSFNPRSPQSRRDLASTLRTKAGHLEPERYRKGRAAAADDSEITRLRSELRTHPCHGCDEREDHARWSERYHRLHRDTELLERKMRSRTHTIARTFDRVCGLLTDLGYLRGDDVTPDGKRLGRLYGELDLLASECIREGVWKDLAAAELAACASALVYEARQADDATAPRVPEGNAKDALGRMVRIWGHLDALEEQHRISTAEGVGQREPDLGFAWASYRWALGHSLDSVLRDADMPAGDFVRWTKQLIDVLGQIQDAAGEDAQLRSTARKAVDALRRGIIAYSSVG; encoded by the coding sequence ATGAGCAGCGCCCTGCCAGACGACGACGCGATGAGCCCCGCCGAGGCCTACGCGGCCTCCCGCCTGCGTGCCAAGGAGCAGTCCACCGCCCTGCACGGCTTCCAGGAGCTGTACGACTTCCCGCTCGACCCCTTCCAGCTGGAGGCCTGCCGGGCCCTGGAGGAGGGCTCGGGTGTGCTGGTCGCCGCGCCGACCGGCTCCGGCAAGACCATCGTCGGCGAGTTCGCCGTCCACCTGGCCCTGCAGGCCGGCCGCAAGTGCTTCTACACCACCCCGATCAAGGCGCTCTCCAACCAGAAGTACGCGGACCTGGTCAAGCGCTACGGCGCCGCCAAGGTCGGCCTGCTGACCGGTGACAACACGGTCAACGGCGACGCCCCGATCGTCATCATGACCACCGAGGTCCTGCGCAACATGCTCTACGCGGGCTCGCAGACCCTGAACGGCCTGGGCTACGTGGTGATGGACGAGGTGCACTACCTCGCCGACCGCTTCCGCGGCGCGGTGTGGGAGGAGGTGATCATCCACCTGCCCGAGTCGGTGACCCTGGTCTCGCTCTCCGCGACCGTCTCCAACGCCGAGGAGTTCGGCGACTGGCTGGACACCGTGCGCGGCGGTACCAAGGTGATCGTCTCCGAGCACCGCCCGGTGCCGCTGTGGCAGCACGTGATGGCCGGCCACAAGATGTACGACCTGTTCTCCAACCCGGACGTGGACGGCCGCCCGAAGAACGCGCCGCGCAACCCCGCCAAGGCCGTCAACCCCGAGCTGGTCCGCCTCGCCCGCTCGGAGGCCGACCGCAACCCCCGGCTCCAGCGCGGCCGCGGCCGCTCGATGCCCACCGGCCGTCCGGGCCGGGTCTGGACGCCCAACCGCGTCGACGTGATCGAGCGGCTGGACGCCGAGGGCCTGCTGCCCGCGATCACCTTCATCTTCAGCCGGGCCGGCTGCGAGGCCGCCGTCCAGCAGTGCCTCAACTCGGGCCTGCGGCTGAACAAGGACAGCGAGCGCGCCCAGGTGCGCGCGCTGGTCGAGGAGCGCTGCGCCGCGATCCCCGACGAGGACCTGCACGTGCTGGGCTACTTCGAGTGGCTCGACGCGCTGGAGCGCGGCGTCGCCGCCCACCACGCGGGCATGCTGCCGAGGTTCAAGGAGGTCGTCGAGGAGCTCTTCCTGCGCGGCCTGGTCAAGGCCGTCTTCGCCACCGAGACGCTGGCGCTGGGCATCAACATGCCGGCCCGCTCGGTGGTGATGGAGAAGCTGGTCAAGTGGAACGGCGAGATGCACGCCGACATCACCCCCGGTGAGTACACCCAGCTCACCGGCCGGGCCGGCCGGCGCGGCATCGACATCGAGGGCCACGCGGTGGTGCTCTGGCAGCGCGGCTTCGACCCGGAGGCGCTGGCCGGGCTGGCCGGCACCCGCACGTACCCGCTGAAGTCGTCGTTCAAGCCGTCCTACAACATGGCCGTCAACCTGGTCTCGCAGTTCGGCCGGCACCGCTCGCGCGAACTCCTTGAGACCTCGTTCGCCCAGTTCCAGGCGGACCGCTCGGTGGTCGGCATCTCCCGGCAGGTGCAGCGCAACGAGGAGGGCCTGGAGGGCTACCGCGAGGCGATGACCTGTCACCTCGGCGACTTCGAGGCGTACATGGACCTGCGCCGCGCGCTGAAGGACCGTGAGAACGAGCTCGCCCGCGAGGGCAGCGGCCAGCGCCGGGCCGCCGCGATCGACTCGATCGAGGCGCTCAAGCCGGGTGACGTGATCCATGTGCCGGCCGGCAAGTTCGCGGGCCTGGCCCTGGTGCTCGAACCGGGGCTGCCGCCGGGCGGCCGCTCGCCGCGCGGCGCCTCGCGCCACCCCGACTACCAGGACGGGCCGCGCCCGGTGGTGCTCACCGCCGAGCGGCAGGTCAAGCGGCTCGCGATGATCGACTTCCCGTACCCGGTGGTCGCCGTCGACCATCTGAGGATCCCGAAGTCGTTCAACCCGCGCAGCCCGCAGTCCCGCCGCGACCTGGCCTCCACGCTGCGCACCAAGGCCGGCCACCTGGAGCCGGAGCGCTACCGCAAGGGCCGGGCGGCCGCCGCCGACGACTCGGAGATCACCCGGCTGCGCAGCGAGCTGCGGACGCACCCCTGCCACGGCTGCGACGAGCGCGAGGACCACGCCCGCTGGTCCGAGCGCTACCACCGGCTGCACCGGGACACCGAGCTGCTGGAGCGCAAGATGCGCTCGCGCACCCACACCATCGCCCGCACCTTCGACCGGGTCTGCGGACTGCTCACCGACCTCGGCTACCTGCGCGGCGACGACGTCACCCCCGACGGCAAGCGGCTCGGCCGGCTCTACGGCGAGCTCGACCTGCTCGCCTCGGAGTGCATCCGGGAGGGCGTCTGGAAGGACCTGGCCGCCGCCGAACTCGCCGCCTGCGCCTCGGCGCTGGTGTACGAGGCCCGTCAGGCGGACGACGCCACCGCCCCCCGGGTGCCGGAGGGCAACGCCAAGGACGCGCTGGGCCGGATGGTGCGGATCTGGGGCCACCTGGACGCCCTGGAGGAGCAGCACCGGATCTCCACGGCCGAGGGCGTCGGCCAGCGCGAGCCCGACCTGGGCTTCGCCTGGGCGTCCTACCGCTGGGCGCTGGGCCACAGCCTGGACTCGGTGCTGCGCGACGCCGACATGCCGGCCGGCGACTTCGTGCGCTGGACGAAGCAGCTGATCGACGTGCTCGGCCAGATCCAGGACGCGGCGGGTGAGGACGCGCAGCTGCGCTCCACCGCCCGCAAGGCGGTGGACGCGCTGCGGCGCGGCATCATCGCCTACTCCTCGGTGGGGTGA
- a CDS encoding aminotransferase class V-fold PLP-dependent enzyme — MSPPEPIPGAAELFALDRRVAHLNHGSYGAVPIPVQQAQERLRIEQEGDPDAFLTEAPDRITATRVELAKVLGADPAGLALLSNVTEAVAVALDSIPFLPGDEILVTDHGYGVVTRAAERRAAECGATVRTVALPLDAGDPAAAVLGALRPRTRLAILDRITSPTARAIATVPLVDALAERGVLTMVDAAHAPGMLALEQEIDRADFWFGNLHKWAFAPRPTAVLAVRPEWRERIRPLTYSWEHERGYPARVEWRGTGDYTGWLAAPTGLALLAELGVDRVRGHNDRLAHYGQSALVELAGLRALPAEPGVSMRAVRLPAAVAQDEPAAKALMAAVRSRLGARIAVRPWVGGGVLRISAQVYNRPEEYRALASGLAQLLG; from the coding sequence GTGTCACCGCCCGAGCCGATCCCCGGCGCCGCCGAGCTGTTCGCGCTGGACCGGCGGGTGGCCCACCTCAACCACGGCTCGTACGGCGCGGTGCCGATCCCCGTGCAGCAGGCGCAGGAGCGGCTGCGGATCGAGCAGGAGGGCGACCCGGACGCCTTCCTCACCGAGGCGCCGGACCGGATCACCGCCACCCGGGTCGAGCTGGCCAAGGTGCTCGGCGCCGATCCGGCGGGCCTGGCGCTGCTGAGCAACGTCACCGAGGCGGTCGCGGTGGCACTGGACAGCATCCCGTTCCTGCCCGGTGACGAGATCCTGGTGACCGACCACGGCTACGGCGTGGTGACCCGGGCCGCCGAGCGGCGGGCTGCCGAGTGCGGCGCCACCGTGCGCACCGTCGCCCTGCCGCTGGACGCCGGCGACCCGGCGGCCGCCGTGCTCGGCGCGCTGCGCCCGCGCACCCGGCTGGCGATCCTGGACCGGATCACCTCGCCCACCGCCCGGGCGATCGCCACCGTCCCGCTGGTCGACGCCCTCGCCGAGCGCGGGGTGCTCACCATGGTGGACGCCGCGCACGCCCCGGGGATGCTGGCACTGGAGCAGGAGATCGACCGGGCCGACTTCTGGTTCGGCAACCTGCACAAATGGGCCTTCGCGCCGCGCCCCACCGCCGTGCTGGCCGTGCGTCCCGAGTGGCGCGAGCGGATTCGGCCGCTGACCTACTCCTGGGAGCACGAGCGGGGCTACCCGGCCCGCGTCGAGTGGCGGGGGACCGGTGACTACACCGGCTGGCTGGCCGCTCCGACCGGGCTCGCCCTGCTGGCGGAGCTGGGGGTGGACCGGGTGCGCGGCCACAACGACCGGCTCGCGCACTACGGGCAGTCGGCGCTGGTGGAACTCGCCGGACTGCGGGCGCTGCCCGCCGAGCCCGGGGTCTCGATGCGGGCGGTGCGGCTGCCCGCGGCGGTGGCGCAGGACGAGCCCGCGGCGAAGGCGCTGATGGCTGCCGTCCGCAGCCGGCTCGGCGCCCGGATCGCGGTGCGGCCGTGGGTGGGCGGCGGAGTACTGCGGATCAGCGCGCAGGTGTACAACCGGCCCGAGGAGTACCGGGCGCTGGCGAGCGGACTGGCGCAGCTGCTGGGCTGA
- a CDS encoding prolyl oligopeptidase family serine peptidase, with translation MTEPSDPYLALSARTGRFSYGAPRAFTLAEDGGRLLFLRSSGPRDSVERLWLLDLTSYQERVVADPTILLPGRTGELSELPVLERRLRERTRLWATGIGSFAATPDCATAVFALDGRLFQTATATGESVELTVAGPAFDPRPSPDGSRTAYVSDGALHITALDRTGLDRAWLDGALSPADDAVWGVAEFAAAEELGRHRGHWWSPDGSALLAARVDESALPRRWFADPARPELPAESFAYPQAGGPNADVQLWVLALDGRRTRLDWDAERYPYVCAADWAGAGEILLTVADRLQQTVLLLSADPASGKTVELSRTTDEFYVDDLPGTPARLAGGALLSSADTPGGTARAIALDGRILTGERLQVRRVVGRLRGRLLIEAGEDDPADQHVFLLDPADGALERLSEGPGVHSALAAGDTLLLNSAGPDGIRRRIRRGEHEFTLPDHTEPLPYRVRPQLARVTELALPTAVVYPRHHVPGQRLPVLLDVYGGPGGQAVASEPRRWQPRQWWADQGFAVVSTDNRGTPFVSPAFSKAMFRAGLSQVTLDDQVAALHALAERHPDLDLSRVGVRGWSYGGYFAAMAVLRRPDVFHAGSAGAPPTDFRLYDTAYTERYLGLPQDNPDGYAADCLLTDAPSLSRPLLLIHGLADDNVHPSHTLLLSQALHRAGRPHSVLPLPGVSHLRSNGVDERLMVAELDFLRGALG, from the coding sequence GTGACCGAACCCTCAGATCCCTACCTCGCCCTCAGCGCGCGCACCGGCCGCTTCAGCTACGGCGCACCGCGCGCCTTCACCCTCGCCGAGGACGGCGGCCGACTGCTCTTCCTGCGCTCCAGCGGCCCGCGAGACTCCGTCGAGCGGCTCTGGCTACTCGACTTGACCAGCTATCAGGAACGAGTGGTCGCCGATCCCACGATACTGCTGCCCGGCCGCACCGGGGAGCTTTCCGAACTGCCCGTCCTGGAGCGCCGACTGCGCGAGCGGACCCGGCTCTGGGCCACCGGCATCGGCTCGTTCGCCGCCACACCCGACTGCGCCACCGCCGTCTTCGCGTTGGACGGCCGGCTCTTCCAGACGGCCACCGCCACCGGCGAGAGCGTCGAACTCACCGTCGCCGGGCCCGCGTTCGACCCGCGCCCGAGCCCGGACGGCAGCCGTACGGCGTACGTCAGCGACGGCGCGCTGCACATCACCGCACTGGACAGGACCGGGCTGGACAGGGCCTGGCTGGACGGCGCGCTCAGCCCGGCCGACGACGCTGTGTGGGGCGTGGCCGAGTTCGCCGCCGCCGAGGAGCTGGGCCGCCACCGCGGCCACTGGTGGTCGCCGGACGGCAGCGCGCTGCTGGCAGCCCGGGTGGACGAATCCGCCCTGCCCCGGCGCTGGTTCGCCGATCCGGCCCGGCCCGAACTGCCCGCCGAGTCCTTCGCCTACCCGCAGGCCGGCGGCCCCAACGCGGACGTCCAGCTCTGGGTGCTGGCCCTGGACGGGCGCCGCACCAGGCTGGACTGGGACGCCGAGCGCTACCCGTACGTCTGCGCCGCCGACTGGGCGGGCGCGGGCGAGATCCTGCTCACCGTGGCCGACCGCCTGCAGCAGACCGTGCTGCTGCTCAGTGCCGACCCGGCGAGCGGCAAAACCGTCGAACTCAGCCGCACCACGGACGAGTTCTATGTCGACGACCTGCCGGGCACGCCCGCCAGGCTGGCCGGCGGCGCTCTGCTGAGCTCGGCCGACACCCCCGGCGGCACCGCCCGCGCGATCGCCCTGGACGGCCGGATCCTGACCGGAGAGCGGCTCCAGGTGCGCCGCGTGGTCGGGCGGCTGCGCGGCCGGCTGCTGATCGAGGCCGGCGAGGACGACCCCGCCGACCAGCACGTCTTCCTGCTGGACCCGGCGGACGGCGCACTGGAGCGGCTCAGCGAGGGCCCCGGCGTGCACAGCGCGCTGGCGGCCGGCGACACCCTGCTGCTCAACTCCGCCGGACCGGACGGCATTCGGCGCCGGATCCGGCGCGGAGAGCACGAGTTCACGCTGCCCGACCACACCGAGCCGCTGCCCTACCGGGTCCGCCCGCAGCTCGCCCGGGTGACCGAACTCGCCCTGCCCACCGCGGTGGTGTACCCGCGCCACCATGTCCCGGGGCAGCGGCTGCCGGTCCTGCTGGACGTCTACGGCGGACCGGGCGGGCAGGCCGTCGCCTCCGAGCCGCGCCGCTGGCAGCCGCGCCAGTGGTGGGCCGATCAGGGCTTCGCGGTGGTCAGCACCGACAACCGCGGCACGCCGTTCGTCTCACCCGCCTTCAGCAAGGCGATGTTCCGCGCGGGGCTCTCCCAGGTCACCCTGGACGACCAGGTGGCCGCCCTGCACGCGCTCGCCGAGCGCCACCCCGACCTCGACCTGAGCCGGGTCGGGGTGCGCGGCTGGTCCTACGGCGGCTACTTCGCGGCGATGGCGGTGCTGCGCCGCCCCGACGTCTTCCACGCCGGCTCGGCGGGCGCCCCGCCCACCGACTTCCGGCTCTACGACACCGCGTACACCGAGCGCTACCTCGGCCTGCCGCAGGACAACCCGGACGGCTACGCGGCGGACTGCCTGCTCACCGACGCCCCGTCGCTGAGCCGCCCGCTGCTGCTGATCCACGGCCTCGCGGACGACAACGTGCACCCCTCGCACACCCTGCTGCTCTCGCAGGCCCTGCACCGCGCCGGGCGCCCGCACAGCGTGCTGCCCCTGCCCGGCGTCAGCCACCTGCGCTCGAACGGCGTGGACGAGCGCCTGATGGTCGCCGAACTCGACTTCCTGCGAGGCGCGTTGGGCTGA
- a CDS encoding ABC transporter permease subunit, which produces MSNPSIVDQLVRADTAAPPRIGRLSGLGWLVWRQHRVTAGIALLLMVAAAGWLLAEHAAVADGVARIRQAGCVDPETWDQTPACWPLIQEASSYQEPFVTYFQLLMATVPALLGMFLGAPLLAQEYERGTHLLAWSQSVSRGRWLAARLGAALATVLVVSAVLAALTSWFWKTTVNSAASFLSYDPPFQSFTYLVLGIVPIAIALFAFAVGVTAGMLLRRTLAAVAATGAVMVAAEVALRLLRPHLWPQVYGVQAFNQNFSSFMQPKDAWLVSSGSILTDGTRVPDGGACAHLDGCPKVVQVYGYYHPVSHFWPLQLVESGLLLCLTGGLLAFVFLRLRRAR; this is translated from the coding sequence GTGAGCAACCCGAGCATCGTCGACCAGCTGGTGCGCGCCGACACCGCCGCGCCGCCGCGGATCGGACGGCTGAGCGGTCTCGGCTGGCTGGTCTGGCGCCAGCACCGCGTCACGGCGGGCATCGCGCTGCTGCTGATGGTGGCGGCGGCCGGCTGGCTGCTGGCCGAGCACGCCGCCGTCGCCGACGGTGTCGCCCGGATCCGGCAGGCCGGCTGCGTCGACCCCGAGACCTGGGACCAGACCCCCGCCTGCTGGCCGCTGATCCAGGAGGCGAGCTCGTATCAGGAGCCGTTCGTCACCTACTTTCAGCTGCTGATGGCGACAGTCCCGGCGCTGCTCGGGATGTTCCTCGGCGCACCGCTGCTGGCCCAGGAGTACGAGCGCGGCACCCACCTGCTGGCCTGGTCGCAGTCGGTCTCCCGGGGCCGCTGGCTGGCCGCCCGGCTCGGCGCCGCGCTCGCCACGGTGCTGGTGGTCAGTGCCGTGCTGGCCGCACTGACCAGCTGGTTCTGGAAGACGACCGTCAACAGCGCGGCGAGCTTCCTCTCCTACGACCCGCCGTTCCAGAGCTTCACCTACCTGGTGCTGGGCATCGTGCCGATCGCGATCGCGCTGTTCGCCTTCGCGGTCGGGGTGACGGCGGGGATGCTGCTGCGCCGCACGCTGGCCGCCGTGGCCGCCACCGGCGCGGTGATGGTGGCGGCCGAGGTGGCCCTGCGGCTGCTGCGCCCGCACCTGTGGCCGCAGGTCTACGGAGTGCAGGCCTTCAACCAGAACTTCAGCTCGTTCATGCAGCCGAAGGACGCCTGGCTGGTGTCGAGCGGGTCCATCCTGACCGACGGCACCAGGGTCCCGGACGGCGGCGCCTGCGCGCACCTGGACGGGTGCCCCAAGGTCGTCCAGGTGTACGGCTACTACCACCCGGTCTCGCACTTCTGGCCGCTCCAGCTGGTCGAGAGCGGGTTGCTGCTGTGCCTGACCGGCGGGTTGCTCGCCTTCGTCTTCCTGCGCCTGCGCCGCGCCCGCTGA
- a CDS encoding ABC transporter ATP-binding protein, whose translation MNEETDRTALEAIGLGKRYRRGWALRDCSFRIPAGRVCGLVGPNGAGKSTLLALAAYLLAPTEGTITAFGRPLDGPEQRGRLGFVAQDKPLYPRLTVDETLRLGRELNAGWNQTAAQRIVDQGSLPGGARIGTLSGGQRTRVALALALGKQPDLLILDEPMSDLDPLARHQLMGTLMSEAAANGTTILMSSHILSELDGAIDYLLLVDAGRVRLAGEVDEILDAHRLLVGAQSETGGEDPLAGHTVIESRQTGRQRTVLLRPQGPVAGDWESTEPTLEELLLCYLRSPQAPSLFTDSALASRPAAVAA comes from the coding sequence ATGAACGAGGAGACGGACCGGACCGCCCTGGAGGCCATCGGCCTGGGCAAGCGCTACCGCCGGGGCTGGGCCCTGCGCGACTGCAGCTTCCGGATCCCGGCGGGGCGGGTCTGCGGCCTGGTCGGCCCCAACGGCGCCGGCAAGAGCACCCTGCTCGCGCTGGCCGCCTACCTGCTGGCCCCCACCGAGGGCACCATCACCGCCTTCGGCCGCCCGCTGGACGGCCCCGAGCAGCGCGGCCGGCTGGGCTTCGTCGCGCAGGACAAGCCGCTCTACCCGCGGCTGACCGTCGACGAGACACTGCGCCTGGGCCGCGAGCTCAACGCCGGCTGGAACCAGACCGCCGCGCAGCGGATCGTCGACCAGGGCAGCCTGCCGGGCGGTGCCCGGATCGGCACGCTCTCCGGCGGCCAGCGCACCCGGGTGGCCCTGGCGCTGGCCCTCGGCAAGCAGCCCGACCTGCTGATCCTGGACGAGCCGATGTCCGACCTGGACCCGCTGGCCCGCCACCAGCTGATGGGCACCCTGATGTCCGAGGCCGCCGCCAACGGCACCACCATCCTGATGTCCTCGCACATCCTCTCCGAGCTGGACGGGGCGATCGACTACCTGCTGCTGGTGGACGCCGGGAGGGTCCGGCTGGCCGGCGAGGTGGACGAGATCCTGGACGCCCACCGCCTGCTGGTCGGGGCGCAGTCCGAGACCGGCGGGGAGGACCCGCTGGCCGGGCACACCGTGATCGAGTCCCGGCAGACCGGCCGCCAGCGCACCGTGCTGCTGCGGCCGCAGGGTCCGGTCGCCGGGGACTGGGAGAGCACCGAGCCGACCCTGGAGGAACTGCTGCTCTGCTACCTGCGCTCGCCGCAGGCCCCCTCGCTCTTCACCGACAGCGCACTCGCGTCGCGCCCCGCGGCGGTGGCCGCGTGA
- a CDS encoding GntR family transcriptional regulator, with protein sequence MIEYRIDRRSGVATYLQIVHQTKQALRLGLLQPGDKLPTAREVVEATAINPNTVLKAYRELDREGLVEPRPGLGTFVRRSLARAEAGADGPLRAELVAWVDRAQRAGLEHEDVAALVASVLEQRFVTGITAKRQTEGNV encoded by the coding sequence ATGATCGAGTACCGCATCGACCGGCGCAGTGGCGTGGCCACCTACCTGCAGATCGTCCACCAGACGAAGCAGGCGTTGCGGCTCGGCCTGCTGCAGCCGGGGGACAAGCTGCCGACCGCGCGGGAGGTGGTCGAAGCGACCGCCATCAATCCCAACACCGTGCTCAAGGCCTACCGCGAACTCGATCGTGAGGGGCTGGTCGAGCCGCGTCCCGGCCTTGGCACCTTCGTGCGGCGATCGCTGGCGCGGGCCGAAGCCGGCGCGGACGGCCCGCTGCGCGCGGAGCTGGTCGCCTGGGTGGACCGCGCACAGCGGGCGGGGTTGGAGCACGAGGACGTCGCCGCGCTGGTGGCGTCCGTGCTGGAGCAGCGGTTTGTCACCGGCATCACCGCGAAGAGGCAGACGGAGGGGAACGTATGA
- a CDS encoding DUF6011 domain-containing protein — MTSSPSVTSAEQPALLPSGPATLPTVVRCRRCGRVLRDPEARMLRLGKECRGPERAVRVVAGEQEPLPGV; from the coding sequence GTGACCTCCTCGCCGTCGGTGACCTCCGCTGAACAACCCGCTCTGCTGCCGTCCGGCCCCGCCACGCTCCCCACGGTGGTGCGTTGCCGCCGGTGCGGGCGGGTTCTTCGCGATCCGGAGGCGCGGATGCTGCGACTGGGCAAGGAGTGCCGCGGCCCCGAGCGCGCGGTGCGGGTGGTGGCGGGCGAACAGGAGCCGCTGCCAGGCGTCTGA
- a CDS encoding alpha-galactosidase, translating to MSPLSWDGCAPASGRTETVRELATDLPELALRVTAIGAAALATAVRATGRLLLVEAAAERADDGGPVRIRVEWRLPCVGATGLWTPASGTRWLPPSWNTPRTAALPQGAPVGSLVATGDAALCTFAAAELVLPVTIGEGAVEESGEFVWWVEHEVTPGGEPLRLRLDLTNRHFAETLADTVAWWAGRAAPVTVPDSAFMPVFCTWYALHLRMTSADVERLAALAAPLGFAALIVDDGWQTDETSRSYATAGDWRPAPVGFADFGEHVKRVQSLGLAYLLWYSLPFAGDRSEVGERLAGQILKRLPELETSVLDPGSAQVREHLVERLAAAVEEYGVDGLKVDFIDTFTRHATDPTAVAAGVHRLLAELDARLRAGRPDLLIEHRQGYVGAGLWPYATMVRATDCPHNAVENRVRCTDLRLTAGPLAVHADPLTWHPEEAPEQIAVLLQSVLFATPQVSVDLGRQSPEQLAALRFWLSVGRARTALLQRGSFRPHRPELGYPLLEARDGAELAFGRYAPLPIQVTGEWELILVANADPDTLVRLVFAERPGELELLVQDCVGEPVPITSRAQDATELAVHVPQGGLLTLRRAR from the coding sequence ATGTCCCCTCTGAGCTGGGACGGTTGCGCTCCGGCCAGCGGCCGTACCGAGACCGTCCGCGAGCTCGCCACGGACCTCCCGGAGCTGGCGCTGCGGGTGACGGCGATCGGCGCGGCCGCGCTGGCGACGGCGGTTCGTGCCACCGGTCGGTTGCTGCTGGTGGAGGCCGCAGCCGAGCGAGCGGACGACGGCGGGCCGGTCCGGATCCGGGTGGAGTGGCGGCTGCCCTGCGTCGGCGCGACCGGCCTGTGGACCCCGGCCAGCGGCACCCGCTGGCTGCCGCCGTCCTGGAACACCCCGCGCACCGCCGCGCTCCCGCAGGGCGCCCCGGTCGGCAGCCTGGTCGCCACCGGGGATGCGGCGCTGTGCACCTTCGCCGCCGCCGAGCTGGTGCTGCCGGTCACCATCGGCGAGGGCGCGGTGGAGGAGAGCGGCGAGTTCGTCTGGTGGGTCGAGCACGAGGTCACCCCCGGCGGCGAACCGCTGCGCCTGCGCCTTGATCTGACGAATCGTCACTTCGCCGAGACGCTGGCCGACACGGTCGCCTGGTGGGCCGGGCGGGCGGCGCCGGTGACGGTTCCCGACAGCGCGTTCATGCCGGTCTTCTGCACCTGGTACGCGCTGCACCTGCGGATGACCTCAGCCGACGTCGAGCGGCTGGCCGCGCTGGCCGCGCCGCTGGGCTTCGCCGCGCTGATCGTGGACGACGGCTGGCAGACCGACGAGACCTCCCGCTCCTATGCCACCGCCGGCGACTGGCGGCCGGCACCGGTCGGCTTCGCCGACTTCGGCGAGCATGTGAAGCGCGTCCAATCCCTGGGCCTGGCCTACCTGTTGTGGTACTCGCTGCCCTTCGCGGGGGACCGCAGCGAGGTCGGCGAGCGGCTGGCCGGGCAGATCCTCAAGCGGCTGCCCGAGCTGGAGACCTCCGTGCTGGACCCGGGCAGCGCGCAGGTGCGCGAGCACCTGGTGGAGCGGCTGGCGGCGGCCGTCGAGGAGTACGGCGTGGACGGCCTCAAGGTCGACTTCATCGACACCTTCACCCGCCACGCCACCGACCCCACGGCGGTGGCCGCCGGCGTGCACCGACTGCTCGCCGAGCTCGACGCCCGCCTGCGCGCGGGCCGCCCCGACCTGCTGATCGAGCACCGGCAGGGCTACGTGGGCGCGGGGCTGTGGCCGTACGCGACGATGGTCCGGGCCACCGACTGCCCGCACAACGCGGTCGAGAACCGGGTGCGCTGCACCGACCTGCGGCTCACCGCGGGCCCGCTGGCCGTGCACGCCGACCCGCTGACCTGGCACCCGGAGGAGGCGCCCGAGCAGATCGCGGTGCTGCTGCAGTCGGTGCTCTTCGCCACCCCGCAGGTCTCCGTCGACCTCGGCAGGCAGAGCCCCGAGCAGCTGGCCGCGCTGCGCTTCTGGCTCTCCGTCGGGCGTGCCCGCACCGCGCTGCTGCAGCGCGGCAGCTTCCGCCCGCACCGCCCGGAGCTCGGCTACCCGCTGCTGGAGGCCCGCGACGGAGCCGAGTTGGCCTTCGGCCGCTACGCGCCGCTGCCGATCCAGGTCACCGGCGAGTGGGAGCTGATCCTGGTGGCCAACGCCGATCCCGACACCCTGGTGCGCCTGGTCTTCGCCGAGCGGCCCGGCGAGTTGGAGCTGCTGGTGCAGGACTGCGTCGGTGAGCCGGTGCCGATCACCAGCCGGGCGCAGGACGCGACCGAGCTCGCCGTCCACGTCCCGCAGGGAGGCCTGCTCACGCTGCGCCGCGCCCGGTAG